The following is a genomic window from Methanolinea sp..
CGTCTTGTGTATTTTGAATTGAAAAGAGTATCAAGTAGATTTTGGGTGACAGAAATGGATGGGGTTAATGTTTATTAGATATTGAAAATAAATTGGTTTTTCATTTGCGGTAACGATGGTCAAAGTCAGTGTTGTGATCCCATCTTATAATAATGCACGATTCTTACCAGAATGTATAGAGAGCGCTTTGAATCAAACTTTTTCAGATATAGAGCTTATTATTGTTGATGATGGTTCATGCGATAATTCAATGGATATAATCAGGAAATATGCCTCAAAAGACCCGAGGATTCGTGTTATTATTCACGATAAAAATTATGGAGTTTCTAAAACGACAAATGATGGTATTCTTGCCTCTCTAGGGGAGTTTATCACATTACTTGCATCTGATGATGTTATGTTACCAACGCGCATAGAGGAATTATACAATGAGATTTTAAAGAATCCGGATTATGGACTAGTTCACTCTGATATTTATGTAATTGATGAAAAAGGAGTGATACAGGGGAAAATAATCGGAAAGGAAAAGTATTCAAAAGGGTGGATATGTGGTGAAGTATTATGGCGCAGGGGATGTCATATTGGATATCCTTTGTTTAGAAAAAGCGTATTATTTGAAGTTGGACTTTACGATGAGTCACTACGTGGAGGAGAAGATTACGACCTTTATACGAGAATAACACAAAACTATCCCATTGGATATGTTCAGAAACCACTTATTTTGTATCGAAGACATAGTTCAAATGCCTCCCGGAATTTGAGATTAATGGTAAATGATTACAAGCATTATCTTGATAAAACTTTTAAAAATGATTCTTGTAATATCTATTGGAAAATAAAGCCTTTTGCATATTCTCATTATTATGTCGATCTTCTTTATTGCATTTTCATGGAGGGCAAGAAGCACTATATACTAAAGCTAATAAAGAAAATTTTCCATTTTATTATTCGAAATCCCACTACTATTATTAATAATATAATCCCATTTTTTACTATTCTTTTTTTGCGTATTGAAAAAATTGTCAAGAAAAAAATAACAAAAATCGTTTTTAGGCAATATATACAAGTAGGATGGTAAAAATAAGAAAGTTCTGATAATTTTAGTTAAAGAGGTTTTATAAAAACTCTCCATTAATTTCTAGAATCTTGAAATAACTTTAACCCGAGACATATCCCACATTTCGCAGGTAGAGAAATTCTTTTAGCCCCCTCCCCAAATCACCACTCAGCCAACCGTTGTAATTGAATCTTATCGCCAAATCCGAGAGAAATAACGATTCCGAGTAAAAGTACATTCAGGAAGACCGTCTTTTTCACAGATCGCGTCTTATACTTGTGAATCCTCTTCAATCCGAATGCATTTTTCGCCGTTTTGAAGACATCCTCGATGAGGGATCTCTTCTCCACAAGGTGGATCTCATCGCGGAGGTACATCACCAACCGGCGCGCAAGGGAAGTGTATCTCTGGACGTGCTCTTTCGTATCAGACCTCCCGAAAATCCAGAGGGGAAAATTGAGTTTCCTGAGCAGTTTGGACAATGAAAAGTTCTTCTTTGTAAAAATCACCGGGACGATGCCGAACTCGAAGATTCCCTCCACGTAGTTATCGTACGCGTAGTACCCTTGTCAAAGACGATTGTATCACCGATCCGGACGATTCTGCGCCTTTTCAATTCACTCACAATCTCGCGGAAAATGGTTGAGTCGTGGGGAGATCCCGGATGGAGAAGGAAACAGACCGGCCGCAGGGAATGCGCGTCGAGTGCGAGAGTGAGTTTGTAGCCGATATAGTGGCCGTGGGTAGGACAATACCCCCACGCGTAGTCCCTGTTCTCCAGCTGTTTCTTCGTATACTTTTTCCTGAACCAGTTCAAATCGAGGGTAATCGCGGTTGCATCCACGATAAACGTGTTCTTCCTCCATCTCCTCTTCCTCGTGCAGCAGGAATTGAGGATCCCGTTCACGAGGGAGATGAACTGGGTTTCATCGAACCTGCTCAGCGTTTTATAGACTGAATCGACTGTGGGAACCGTGCGAATGTCCAGGAATTTACGGAGTCTCCTGCGATTTACCAATTCCTGGATGACAAAGGAACAATCACAAGAGAAGAACATCGCGGTGAGAACGATCGCGATTGCATCTAAAGTTGCGGGAATGGGCTCAATCTCGTTTCTCGCAAATACCTGTTGGGCGGGACGACTGGTGACGAGTTCCAGGACTCGTTCGAGGAGAAACCATTTTGGGTCCTTGCGATCCACTACCAGAGGGGGATGCATCGTTTCACCAAATATGTATTCCCCTCCGAGTACGATCAATTTTACGATTTATTCTTGCGTATTTTTCGATTTAGAGATATTTCGAAATGTACTTTTATACTAGGCGCGTGAATCTCTTGTGTATTGTGAATTAAGGTGATTATCATGCGTATTTTGGGTGAGAGAAATGGAGGGGGTTAAATTTTTTTTTTTGACGATTTTGTTAAAGTATTGGTTGGATGTAGGAAAATTGCTTAAATTGAGTAATAAAAAAGATATTATTTCAGGTTTTTTCGGCGTCCCGGAACTGCGGCATCATCGCCCTCACTTCCTTTCCGACCTTCTCTATCAGGTGCTCCTCGTCGGCCTTCGTGAGGGCGTTGAAGACCGGCCGGTTCACCATGTTCTCGAGGATCCACTCCTTCGCGAACTCTCCCGTCTGGATCTCCCTGAGGATCTCCTGCATGGCGAGGTAGGTCTCGGGCCCAATCACCCTCGGCCCCCTCGTGAGGTCGCCGTACTGTGCCGTGTTGCTGATTGAATTGCGCATCTTCGTGAACCCGCCCTCGTAGATGAGGTCGACGATGAGTTTCGTCTCGTGGAGGACCTCGAGGTACGCCATCTCGGGCGCGTATCCCGCGTCGACGAGGGTCTCGAACCCCGCCTTGATGAGGGACGTGATCCCGCCGCAGAGGACCGCCTGCTCCCCGAAGAGGTCGGTCTCGGTCTCCTCGCGGAACGTGGTCTCGAGCACGACCGCCCGCGTCGCACCGATCCCCTTCGCGTACGCGAGCGCGATCTGCTTCGCCCGGCCCGTGTAGTTCTGGTGGACCGCAATCAGCGCGGGGACTCCCTTCCCCTCCTCGTACATCTTCCTGACCATCCGCCCCGGCCCCTTCGGCGCGACCATGATCACGTCGATGTCGGGCGGCGGGACTATCTGGCCGTAGTGGATGTTGAACCCGTGCGAGAACATCAGGCACTTGCCCTCGGAGAGGTGGGGACGGATCTCCTCCCGGTAGAGCGCCGCCTGGTGCTCGTCGGGGACGAGGACTTGGACGATCTCGGCCATCTTCACCGCGTCGGCGACGGGGTACACGGAGAATCCATCGGCAGTCGCGGCCTGCCACGAGCGGCCCGGCCGAAGGCCCACCACGACGTCGAGCCCGCTGTCCCTCAGGTTGAGCGCCTGTCCCCTCCCCTGCGACCCATAGCCGATGACGGCGATCTTCTTCCCCGCGAGGACGCCGAGGTCGGCGTCAGAATCGTAATATTTTTCCATCATGGTTCCATCCCAGAACTATCGGTACCAGAGCACTTAAACTTAAATATTATATGGAAAAATTACATTCCACACCAGACCTGGAGAGATGTCCTATTTCCATGGGCACAATGAAGAGATCCGGTCGTGAACTCCCCGATATCCAGTCGACGCCACCCGACGTGCGGATCAACCTCACGAGGGTGGGCGTGAAGAACGTGAAAAAGCTCGTCGAGGTCTCGCGGCCGGAGAAGAGGCCGGTCATCTTCATCTCCAACTTCGATGTCTTCGTCGACCTTCCCGGGAGCCTCAAGGGCGCGAACCTCTCGCGGAACTTCGAGGTGATAGACGAGGTACTCCAGCAGGCAATCGACGGCGAGGTAAATGAGATCGAGAACCTCTGCAGCGTCGTTGCCCGCAAGCTCCTCGACCGCCACGAGTACGCGGACAGGACGGAAGTCCTGATGAACAGCCAGTTCATGGTCAAGAGGGAGACCCCTATCTCGCGGACACACTGCCACGAGGTCGTCACGGTCCACGCACGTGCCATCGCCCGCCGGACGTTCCGCGAGCCCATCGTCCGCAAGAGCATCGGGGCCGAGGTGACCGGGATGACCGCATGCCCCTGCGCCCAGGATATCATGAAGGAGAGGGCGATATCTGTCCTCCAGGGACTCGGGATCCCGGACGACAAGATAGACCTCTTCCTCAAGGAGGTCCCGATGGCGACCCACAACCAGAGGGGCAGGGGATTCCTCTGCATCGAGATCGACGACGACCAGCACGTGAAGCTCGAGAAGATCATCGCGATCCTCAAGGAGTCCATGAGTGCCTCGATCTACGAGCTCCTCAAGCGGAGCGACGAGAGCTACGTCGTCCTCAATGCGCATAAGAACCCGCGGTTCGTGGAGGACTGCGTGAGGGAGATCGCAAAGAGGGTCATCCACGAGTTCCACTACCTCCCCGGCGACTCGCTCGTCACCATCAAGCAGACGAACGAGGAGAGCATCCACCAGCACGACGCGTACGCGGAGCGCAAGGCGACGATGGCAGAACTCTTCGTCGAGCTGAACGGGGACTCCCAGGGAATCTAGGACGAGGGGGACGTAGAAAATCTCATCCCAAACGTCCTCTTTTCATCGCCACGGGGATTCCGCGCGGCAGGTGTCGTCCCCCCATCTTCCGGGAGAGAGCGCATACGGGCGATCCGAATAAACCTTTTTCCGGGGGAGATCCGGGTACCAGGGGGGGCCCGTGCCCGGCCCGCCGGCACCCCTCCCCCGCCCTGCCGCCCTCACGGAGTGCCCTTTAAGTGGGCCGACTGCCCCGATCGCCTTTTATAGCGATTTATTGTGGGCTTCGAGTCATTGCAGAGGAGATAAATAATAGAAGGTTACCAAAATCTTCTGAACGTACATCGTACGGTCAACCATCTCCCCGCGCGGGAGGTGAGTGTGGAACAACACCCGTATCGCTCTGTGAACACGCAAATACCATGAGGCGATTACATTGTCGAAGATAGTAGAGATCTCTCCAACCACGAGGCACGAGGGACACTCGAAGCTCGTCCTGAAGGTCGATGATGCCGGTATCATCGAGCGTGGTGACTGGCTCTCGATCACACCCGTCCGGGGTGTGGAGAAACTGGCCATCGGCAAGACCATGGACCAGGTCCCGAAGATCGCATCGCGCGTGTGCGGCATCT
Proteins encoded in this region:
- a CDS encoding transposase; translation: MDRKDPKWFLLERVLELVTSRPAQQVFARNEIEPIPATLDAIAIVLTAMFFSCDCSFVIQELVNRRRLRKFLDIRTVPTVDSVYKTLSRFDETQFISLVNGILNSCCTRKRRWRKNTFIVDATAITLDLNWFRKKYTKKQLENRDYAWGYCPTHGHYIGYKLTLALDAHSLRPVCFLLHPGSPHDSTIFREIVSELKRRRIVRIGDTIVFDKGTTRTITTWRESSSSASSR
- the ilvC gene encoding ketol-acid reductoisomerase; protein product: MMEKYYDSDADLGVLAGKKIAVIGYGSQGRGQALNLRDSGLDVVVGLRPGRSWQAATADGFSVYPVADAVKMAEIVQVLVPDEHQAALYREEIRPHLSEGKCLMFSHGFNIHYGQIVPPPDIDVIMVAPKGPGRMVRKMYEEGKGVPALIAVHQNYTGRAKQIALAYAKGIGATRAVVLETTFREETETDLFGEQAVLCGGITSLIKAGFETLVDAGYAPEMAYLEVLHETKLIVDLIYEGGFTKMRNSISNTAQYGDLTRGPRVIGPETYLAMQEILREIQTGEFAKEWILENMVNRPVFNALTKADEEHLIEKVGKEVRAMMPQFRDAEKT
- the mptA gene encoding GTP cyclohydrolase MptA; amino-acid sequence: MGTMKRSGRELPDIQSTPPDVRINLTRVGVKNVKKLVEVSRPEKRPVIFISNFDVFVDLPGSLKGANLSRNFEVIDEVLQQAIDGEVNEIENLCSVVARKLLDRHEYADRTEVLMNSQFMVKRETPISRTHCHEVVTVHARAIARRTFREPIVRKSIGAEVTGMTACPCAQDIMKERAISVLQGLGIPDDKIDLFLKEVPMATHNQRGRGFLCIEIDDDQHVKLEKIIAILKESMSASIYELLKRSDESYVVLNAHKNPRFVEDCVREIAKRVIHEFHYLPGDSLVTIKQTNEESIHQHDAYAERKATMAELFVELNGDSQGI
- a CDS encoding transposase; this encodes MEGIFEFGIVPVIFTKKNFSLSKLLRKLNFPLWIFGRSDTKEHVQRYTSLARRLVMYLRDEIHLVEKRSLIEDVFKTAKNAFGLKRIHKYKTRSVKKTVFLNVLLLGIVISLGFGDKIQLQRLAEW
- a CDS encoding glycosyltransferase, which translates into the protein MVKVSVVIPSYNNARFLPECIESALNQTFSDIELIIVDDGSCDNSMDIIRKYASKDPRIRVIIHDKNYGVSKTTNDGILASLGEFITLLASDDVMLPTRIEELYNEILKNPDYGLVHSDIYVIDEKGVIQGKIIGKEKYSKGWICGEVLWRRGCHIGYPLFRKSVLFEVGLYDESLRGGEDYDLYTRITQNYPIGYVQKPLILYRRHSSNASRNLRLMVNDYKHYLDKTFKNDSCNIYWKIKPFAYSHYYVDLLYCIFMEGKKHYILKLIKKIFHFIIRNPTTIINNIIPFFTILFLRIEKIVKKKITKIVFRQYIQVGW